The following proteins come from a genomic window of Chloroflexota bacterium:
- a CDS encoding NnrS family protein, whose product MTLNPFLLMAALFVALAALAAVETALISLGLAPAFSGIRWLRVHLLTLGILAETVFGLTPLLVSRRAGCRAPAIRWDIWLTLNAGLLTLLVAIPPINGPLIVGGGALIFAAAVLLINQLRALAPPSDGTDPAGRPFYLLGLGFLLVGIVIGSGLWNGWAEPLRIAVPLEAHIHANVFGFLGLTVAGLLLDLVPTFTGRQPLRPRPTAKLAAIMGSGGLLLVLAPWTGLMPLNVVGILLYLTSTVWLLVTVARPLLGDRHAWTPGVLHLTTGYFWFLAPLFVAPMVLSGIAGETAATIEQTAPQALIFGWAAQVGYALVPGLLGWLLHPGGQPRLGGSWVSLGAAHLGGVAIWASILIAPLQATLYALAYGFWSVALLVTLRQAWSTVTLDERQAQDEDETAVPVRTAV is encoded by the coding sequence ATGACGCTCAACCCCTTTCTCCTGATGGCGGCCCTCTTCGTGGCGCTGGCCGCGCTCGCAGCAGTCGAGACCGCCCTGATCAGTCTTGGCCTCGCACCAGCCTTCAGCGGCATCCGCTGGCTGCGGGTCCACCTGCTGACCCTGGGTATCCTCGCCGAGACGGTCTTCGGGCTGACGCCCCTGCTCGTCAGCCGGCGGGCCGGCTGCCGCGCGCCTGCTATCCGCTGGGACATCTGGCTCACCCTCAATGCCGGCCTGCTGACCCTGCTCGTCGCCATCCCCCCGATCAACGGGCCGCTGATCGTCGGCGGCGGCGCGCTGATCTTCGCCGCCGCTGTGCTGCTCATCAACCAGTTGCGCGCCCTGGCGCCGCCATCGGACGGCACGGACCCGGCCGGACGGCCCTTCTACCTGCTCGGGCTGGGGTTCCTACTCGTCGGCATCGTCATCGGCAGCGGGCTCTGGAACGGCTGGGCCGAGCCGCTCCGCATCGCCGTCCCGCTCGAAGCCCACATCCACGCGAACGTCTTCGGCTTCCTCGGGCTGACCGTGGCCGGGCTGCTGCTCGACCTCGTGCCAACCTTCACCGGCCGCCAGCCGCTCCGTCCGCGCCCAACTGCAAAGCTGGCGGCGATCATGGGCAGTGGCGGGCTGCTGCTGGTTCTCGCACCGTGGACCGGCCTGATGCCGCTCAACGTGGTCGGCATCCTGCTGTACCTGACGAGCACCGTCTGGCTGCTGGTGACCGTCGCCCGGCCGCTCCTCGGCGACCGACACGCCTGGACGCCCGGTGTCCTCCACCTGACGACCGGCTACTTCTGGTTCCTGGCGCCGCTGTTCGTCGCCCCGATGGTGCTGTCAGGCATTGCCGGCGAGACGGCAGCCACCATCGAGCAGACCGCGCCCCAGGCCCTGATCTTCGGCTGGGCTGCCCAGGTGGGGTACGCGCTCGTTCCCGGCCTGCTGGGATGGCTCCTGCACCCAGGCGGGCAGCCCCGGCTGGGTGGCTCGTGGGTGAGCCTCGGGGCCGCGCATCTCGGCGGCGTCGCCATCTGGGCCAGCATCCTGATCGCTCCCCTCCAAGCCACCCTGTACGCCCTCGCCTACGGGTTCTGGTCCGTGGCCCTGCTGGTCACGCTGCGGCAGGCCTGGAGCACAGTCACCCTGGACGAGCGACAGGCGCAGGATGAGGATGAGACGGCGGTCCCCGTTCGGACAGCCGTCTGA
- a CDS encoding serine/threonine dehydratase, with amino-acid sequence MSSSLSLSVSDVEAAAGRIRPYIRRTPLLSLAQTTRARLPWEVVLKLESLQVTGSFKPRGALNALLTLPRAEIAGGVVTASGGNHGLGVAYAARTLGVPATVYVPKTAPAVKRERIASWGAAVRLVGTEYAEAAEAAHDDAERNGKPYLHAYADPPIVAGQGTVALEFVEDAGSPWLDYLLVAIGGGGLIAGIATAVSEMPWLTVVGIEPEGAATLHAAWAAGEPADIRRLDSYASDALGARRVGELNYALARRHVARVELVTDDDIRAAQRFLWEEVQLVAEPGGAAALAGLLSGKARIPEGARIGVLVCGGNARLEQAGW; translated from the coding sequence ATGTCTTCGTCGCTCTCGCTCTCCGTCTCGGATGTCGAGGCGGCTGCCGGGCGCATCCGGCCGTACATTCGACGCACGCCGCTGCTCTCGCTGGCCCAGACGACCCGGGCGCGGCTGCCGTGGGAGGTGGTTCTCAAGTTGGAGAGCCTCCAGGTGACCGGCTCCTTCAAGCCGCGTGGCGCGCTCAACGCGCTGCTGACGCTGCCCCGCGCCGAGATCGCAGGCGGGGTGGTGACAGCCTCGGGCGGGAACCACGGGCTGGGGGTCGCCTACGCCGCGCGGACGCTCGGCGTGCCGGCCACCGTGTACGTCCCGAAGACGGCTCCCGCCGTCAAGCGTGAGCGGATCGCGTCGTGGGGCGCCGCGGTGCGGCTGGTGGGCACGGAGTACGCCGAGGCCGCTGAGGCAGCCCACGACGATGCCGAGCGGAACGGCAAGCCGTATCTCCACGCCTACGCCGACCCGCCGATCGTCGCGGGGCAGGGCACCGTGGCGCTGGAGTTTGTCGAGGATGCTGGCTCGCCCTGGCTCGACTACCTGCTGGTGGCCATCGGCGGCGGCGGGCTGATCGCCGGCATCGCGACGGCCGTCAGCGAGATGCCCTGGCTGACGGTGGTCGGCATCGAGCCGGAGGGCGCGGCCACCCTGCACGCCGCCTGGGCGGCCGGCGAACCGGCGGACATCCGCCGCCTTGACTCCTACGCCTCGGACGCCCTGGGGGCGCGCCGGGTCGGGGAGCTGAACTACGCCCTCGCGCGGCGGCATGTGGCGCGCGTCGAGCTGGTGACGGACGACGATATCCGGGCGGCGCAGCGCTTCCTCTGGGAAGAGGTGCAGCTCGTGGCCGAGCCGGGCGGCGCGGCGGCGCTGGCCGGCCTGCTGAGCGGCAAGGCGCGCATCCCGGAGGGCGCGCGCATCGGGGTGCTGGTCTGCGGCGGCAACGCCCGTCTCGAACAGGCTGGCTGGTAG
- a CDS encoding mandelate racemase/muconate lactonizing enzyme family protein yields MKITHVTTRAVVTPADTTLLFNRAPSPATMDFVTLELGTDDGLVGIGVTFFGAALNNALRQAVDDLARLLIGDDPTQVERIAAKLRLAAGSAGPGGIFTLALSAIDMACWDLKGKAVNQSLSELLGGLRDRAPTYASGALIRPFPASYLAEAGPKLVEMGFRQMKMQCGSEATIAESVERVRVMREAIGPDIDLMCDINQLWSVNQAIEIGRQIEPYHLYWLEDATVHDDYAGLARIADALTTPIAAGEYHYGIVPFRHLLEARSIDIVMIDLVRVGGITQWLKVAGMAEAYNLPVVSHLIPEVHVHLISAIPNGLTVEYMPRLHLLMEETPAIEDGQIVVPKKPGLGLTFDRAALKRYTVG; encoded by the coding sequence GTGAAGATCACGCACGTCACCACCCGCGCCGTCGTCACGCCGGCCGACACGACACTCCTGTTCAATCGCGCGCCGTCGCCGGCCACCATGGACTTCGTCACGCTGGAGCTGGGCACCGACGACGGCCTCGTCGGCATCGGCGTCACGTTCTTCGGGGCCGCCCTCAACAATGCGCTCCGGCAGGCCGTGGACGACCTCGCCCGGCTGCTGATCGGCGACGATCCTACCCAGGTCGAGCGGATCGCCGCCAAGCTGCGGCTGGCCGCCGGCTCGGCCGGCCCCGGCGGCATCTTCACCCTGGCGCTGTCCGCCATCGACATGGCCTGCTGGGACTTGAAGGGCAAAGCCGTCAATCAGTCCCTCAGCGAGCTGCTCGGCGGCCTCCGAGACCGCGCGCCCACTTACGCCAGCGGCGCGCTGATCCGGCCGTTCCCCGCCTCGTACCTCGCGGAGGCTGGCCCGAAGCTGGTCGAGATGGGCTTCCGGCAGATGAAGATGCAGTGCGGCTCCGAGGCGACCATCGCCGAGTCAGTCGAGCGCGTCCGCGTCATGCGCGAGGCCATCGGCCCCGACATCGATCTCATGTGCGACATCAACCAGTTGTGGAGCGTCAATCAAGCCATCGAGATCGGACGGCAGATCGAGCCGTACCACCTCTACTGGCTCGAGGACGCCACCGTGCACGACGACTACGCTGGCCTGGCACGGATCGCCGACGCCCTGACGACGCCCATCGCGGCCGGCGAGTACCACTACGGCATCGTGCCGTTCCGCCACCTGCTCGAAGCGCGCTCCATCGACATCGTGATGATCGATCTGGTGCGCGTCGGCGGCATCACCCAGTGGCTCAAGGTGGCCGGCATGGCCGAGGCGTACAACCTGCCCGTCGTCAGCCACCTGATCCCCGAGGTCCACGTCCACCTGATCTCGGCCATCCCCAACGGGCTGACGGTCGAGTACATGCCGCGCCTGCACCTGCTGATGGAGGAGACGCCGGCCATCGAAGATGGGCAGATCGTCGTCCCGAAGAAGCCGGGCCTCGGACTCACGTTCGATCGGGCGGCGCTCAAGCGCTACACCGTCGGGTAG
- a CDS encoding addiction module protein → MHVSDHDIAAMSTDERLDLLEWLWERLSPDDDAVSLTDSQRIELHRRLDALDREGAVGVSWADALREARRPGA, encoded by the coding sequence ATGCACGTCTCTGACCACGACATCGCAGCCATGTCGACCGATGAGCGCCTGGACCTACTCGAATGGCTCTGGGAACGTCTGTCCCCTGACGACGATGCAGTCTCACTGACCGACTCCCAGCGCATCGAGCTGCATCGGCGGCTCGATGCGCTCGACCGCGAAGGGGCGGTTGGCGTGTCGTGGGCTGATGCCCTGCGTGAGGCGCGGCGCCCCGGAGCGTGA
- a CDS encoding glycosyltransferase family 2 protein: MQQADRSPTAAPTRAGVSAAPSISVVLPAYNEAGIVEQTVLDVDVVLRALTDDYEIIVVDDGSRDDTRVVLMELIEAAPEIPLRAVVHERNQGYGAALASGFDAATKELIFMTDADGQFDVVELGRFLPALDPSIDMVIGWREQRADPPMRLLNAFGWKLLVNGLFGYTARDVDCAFKLFRRRVWQGVTVHARGATFSAELLIKARRLGFQMRELPVRHLPRTVGSATGARPDVILRAFRELFQLWRHLDDELADDRAALAGRAPAARQRSAA; this comes from the coding sequence ATGCAGCAGGCAGACCGGTCGCCAACGGCGGCCCCGACCCGTGCGGGTGTCAGCGCCGCGCCGAGCATCTCGGTGGTGCTGCCAGCCTACAACGAAGCCGGCATCGTCGAGCAGACGGTGCTAGATGTGGATGTCGTGCTGCGCGCCCTCACCGACGACTACGAGATCATCGTGGTGGACGATGGCTCGCGCGACGACACCCGCGTCGTCCTGATGGAGCTTATCGAGGCCGCGCCGGAGATCCCCCTGCGTGCCGTCGTCCACGAGCGCAACCAGGGGTATGGCGCGGCGCTCGCCAGCGGCTTCGACGCCGCCACCAAAGAGCTGATCTTCATGACCGACGCCGACGGCCAGTTCGACGTGGTCGAGCTTGGGCGGTTCCTGCCGGCGCTCGATCCGTCCATCGACATGGTGATCGGCTGGCGGGAACAGCGGGCCGATCCGCCGATGCGCCTGCTGAATGCCTTCGGCTGGAAGCTGCTGGTCAACGGCCTGTTCGGCTACACCGCCCGGGATGTGGACTGCGCGTTCAAGCTGTTCAGGCGGCGCGTCTGGCAGGGCGTCACGGTCCACGCCCGTGGCGCGACGTTCAGCGCCGAGCTGTTGATCAAGGCCCGCCGCCTGGGGTTCCAGATGCGGGAGCTGCCGGTTCGGCACCTGCCCCGGACGGTCGGCAGCGCGACGGGCGCCCGCCCGGATGTTATCCTCCGCGCGTTTCGCGAGCTGTTTCAGCTCTGGCGGCACCTCGACGACGAGCTGGCCGACGACCGCGCGGCGCTGGCTGGCCGCGCACCCGCTGCCCGACAGCGGTCCGCGGCCTAG
- a CDS encoding cupin domain-containing protein, with amino-acid sequence MRRSLLALALWLPIGAAVWLLDAGRPASAQSLALPTTITSVTLAARFLDEAPSDRRWVLRRRHPLNDDAHAHAPGFIYAASGSSYLVIDDGQGLLMPEGTAAWVPGGIGHLHTSSARATSAGGDPAAGLEVWAILLERDTEARAPGAAVVSPPAIGLVAGPYEARLTTMTFAAGAMMPLARRTGPELAYALSGDWELEYIGVPFTLGRQQGYVADPGVPYRLRNAGASPARLLSAQLVPAGQPAAIP; translated from the coding sequence ATGCGGCGCAGCCTCCTGGCGCTGGCGCTCTGGCTGCCGATTGGCGCGGCGGTCTGGCTGCTCGACGCCGGCCGGCCGGCGAGCGCGCAGTCGCTGGCGCTCCCGACCACGATCACCTCGGTCACGCTGGCCGCCCGGTTCCTGGACGAAGCGCCGTCAGATCGACGCTGGGTCTTGCGCCGCCGCCACCCGCTCAACGACGACGCCCACGCCCACGCGCCAGGATTTATCTACGCGGCGTCTGGCAGCTCGTACCTGGTGATCGACGATGGCCAGGGCCTGCTGATGCCCGAGGGCACGGCGGCCTGGGTCCCTGGCGGGATCGGCCACTTGCACACCTCGTCAGCCCGTGCCACCAGTGCGGGCGGCGACCCCGCGGCGGGCCTCGAAGTGTGGGCGATCTTGCTGGAGCGGGACACGGAGGCCAGGGCGCCGGGGGCGGCGGTGGTCAGCCCGCCGGCCATCGGGCTGGTGGCCGGCCCGTACGAGGCCCGCCTCACGACGATGACCTTCGCGGCCGGGGCGATGATGCCGCTCGCGCGGCGGACCGGGCCGGAGTTGGCCTACGCGCTGTCCGGCGACTGGGAGCTGGAGTACATCGGGGTGCCGTTCACGCTCGGCCGCCAGCAAGGGTACGTGGCGGATCCTGGCGTCCCCTACCGGCTCCGGAACGCCGGGGCGTCGCCAGCCCGGCTGCTGTCGGCGCAACTGGTGCCGGCCGGCCAGCCCGCCGCCATCCCGTGA
- a CDS encoding aminotransferase class V-fold PLP-dependent enzyme, which yields MTSYESLGVRPIVNASATLTRLGGSRMPRPVLDAMAAAAGSFVDLVDLHKRAAARIAEQTGNEACYISSGAAGGISVAVAACITGTDPAKISKLPHFDGPPAEVIIHRGHRNGYDHAARQTGARLVEIGMAHATQRWELEAAFTPQTACVLYFAGANWAAGALPLPDVIAIAHERGVPVLVDAAAQIPPISNLWHYTKELGADIAIFSGGKGLRGPQSSGLVLGRQTIVDGCHANGAPNQSIGRPMKVGKEEMLGALAAVEWSLQQDEPALLASYERVVQGWIRALEVVPGVTVERGYPSEAGQPHSRAIVHFAEPCPWTRDQMVAALWDGSPRIAVSPVGADAIALNPQTLEPGEDQLVLDALQRLLTRDPAR from the coding sequence ATGACCAGCTACGAGTCGCTCGGCGTACGGCCCATCGTCAACGCGTCGGCAACACTGACCCGCCTGGGCGGCTCGCGCATGCCGCGGCCGGTGCTGGACGCGATGGCCGCCGCCGCTGGCTCGTTCGTCGATCTGGTGGACCTCCACAAGCGCGCCGCCGCCCGCATCGCCGAGCAGACCGGCAACGAGGCCTGCTACATCTCGTCCGGCGCGGCCGGCGGCATCAGCGTGGCGGTGGCGGCCTGCATCACCGGGACCGACCCCGCGAAGATCTCGAAGCTGCCCCACTTCGACGGCCCGCCCGCCGAGGTCATCATCCACCGCGGCCACCGCAACGGCTACGACCATGCCGCCCGCCAGACCGGCGCGCGGCTGGTCGAGATCGGCATGGCGCACGCGACGCAGCGCTGGGAGCTCGAGGCGGCCTTCACACCGCAAACCGCCTGCGTCCTCTACTTCGCCGGCGCGAACTGGGCCGCTGGCGCGCTGCCGCTGCCCGACGTCATCGCCATCGCCCACGAGCGCGGCGTGCCGGTTCTGGTGGACGCCGCCGCGCAGATCCCGCCGATCTCGAACCTCTGGCACTATACGAAGGAGCTTGGCGCGGACATCGCCATTTTCAGCGGCGGCAAGGGCCTGCGCGGGCCGCAGTCGAGCGGGCTGGTGCTTGGCCGCCAGACCATCGTCGACGGCTGTCACGCCAACGGTGCGCCGAACCAGAGCATCGGCCGCCCGATGAAGGTCGGCAAGGAAGAGATGCTCGGCGCGCTGGCAGCCGTCGAGTGGTCGCTGCAGCAGGACGAGCCGGCCCTGCTCGCCTCGTACGAGCGCGTGGTGCAGGGCTGGATTCGGGCGCTGGAGGTGGTCCCTGGCGTGACCGTCGAGCGCGGCTACCCCAGCGAGGCCGGGCAGCCGCACAGTCGGGCCATCGTTCATTTCGCGGAGCCGTGCCCGTGGACGCGCGACCAGATGGTGGCGGCGCTCTGGGACGGCTCGCCGCGCATCGCAGTCAGCCCGGTCGGCGCGGACGCCATCGCGCTCAACCCGCAGACGCTGGAGCCGGGCGAAGATCAACTGGTGCTCGACGCGCTCCAACGGCTGCTGACCCGCGACCCTGCCAGATAG
- the ispH gene encoding 4-hydroxy-3-methylbut-2-enyl diphosphate reductase has translation MQLLLAGPRGFCAGVSRAVEIVERVLEIYGPPVYVKHEIIHNHQVVADLRNRGAVFVETLDEVPVGSPLIFSAHGVPPSDWDLAKQRGLKVIDATCPLVTKVHLEAIRYAKRGYHVLYIGHRGHPEPIGTLGEIGQDQGTLIETLDEANTVTAPDAEKIVVLTQTTLSVQDTQAILARLRERFPKLELPPTEDICYATTNRQAAVSELSDTADLVLVVGSKTSSNSNRLVETARAKGRAAYLVQSAEEIDPSWLTDVKTVALSSGASAPEYLVQETVARLRALGVQQVEERVIVAEDVSFPLPKVLLDVVKANGAARDA, from the coding sequence ATGCAGCTACTCCTGGCCGGGCCGCGCGGATTCTGCGCTGGCGTCTCCCGTGCGGTCGAGATCGTCGAGCGCGTTCTTGAGATCTACGGACCGCCCGTCTATGTGAAGCACGAGATCATCCACAACCATCAGGTGGTGGCCGATCTTCGCAATCGCGGCGCGGTCTTCGTCGAGACGCTGGACGAGGTGCCGGTCGGCAGCCCGCTGATCTTCTCGGCCCACGGCGTGCCGCCGTCGGACTGGGATCTGGCGAAGCAGCGCGGCCTCAAGGTCATCGACGCGACCTGCCCGCTGGTGACCAAGGTTCACCTGGAAGCGATCCGCTACGCGAAGCGCGGCTACCACGTCCTGTACATCGGGCATCGCGGCCATCCCGAGCCAATCGGCACCCTCGGCGAGATCGGTCAAGATCAGGGGACGCTGATCGAGACGCTTGACGAGGCGAACACGGTGACGGCGCCCGACGCGGAGAAGATCGTCGTGCTGACCCAGACGACGCTCTCGGTCCAGGACACCCAGGCGATCCTCGCCCGTCTCCGTGAGCGCTTCCCGAAGCTGGAGCTGCCGCCCACTGAGGACATCTGCTACGCCACCACCAACCGGCAGGCCGCCGTGTCCGAGCTGTCCGACACCGCCGATCTGGTCCTGGTGGTTGGCTCCAAGACCTCGTCCAACTCGAACCGGCTGGTCGAGACGGCCCGGGCGAAGGGCCGCGCGGCCTACCTCGTCCAGAGCGCCGAGGAGATCGACCCGTCCTGGCTGACGGACGTCAAGACGGTGGCCCTGAGCAGCGGCGCGTCCGCGCCCGAGTACCTGGTGCAGGAGACCGTCGCCCGCCTGCGCGCGCTGGGCGTCCAGCAGGTCGAGGAGCGGGTGATCGTAGCGGAGGACGTGTCGTTTCCGCTGCCGAAGGTGTTGCTCGACGTGGTCAAGGCGAACGGCGCGGCCCGTGATGCCTGA
- a CDS encoding Crp/Fnr family transcriptional regulator produces the protein MPPADRREDGPTWDPEGRARFLAGVRLFHDIPPAILAQIAARLHVRAYSRGELVFRAGEQAQAMSLLGAGRIKLIRETEDGREAIVRLITPGEIFGAAGGWGAASYPASAMAQGDAVVLRLPADEMMALLRSQPDFALAVIREQGLRLAEAAARIEDLRVERVDRRLARTILRLSEKFGTVVPRGIELALTRQDLAELAGTTLSTASRTVSDWSRRHIVAGGRQRITLLDAEALAVIAGSDPPAVPNAEPTVRSGQQRAAIGAATNNGPAAGP, from the coding sequence ATGCCGCCAGCAGATCGTCGTGAGGATGGTCCGACCTGGGATCCCGAGGGCCGCGCCAGGTTCCTGGCTGGCGTGCGCCTGTTCCACGACATCCCGCCGGCGATCCTGGCGCAGATTGCCGCGCGCCTGCACGTGCGCGCCTACAGTCGTGGCGAGCTGGTGTTCCGGGCCGGCGAGCAGGCCCAGGCGATGAGCCTGCTCGGGGCCGGCCGTATCAAGCTGATCCGCGAGACCGAGGACGGCCGCGAAGCCATCGTCCGCCTGATCACGCCGGGCGAGATCTTCGGGGCGGCCGGCGGCTGGGGCGCAGCCTCCTATCCCGCCAGCGCGATGGCGCAGGGCGATGCCGTCGTCCTGCGGCTGCCGGCAGACGAGATGATGGCGCTGCTCCGCTCGCAGCCGGACTTCGCCCTGGCCGTCATCCGCGAGCAAGGGCTGCGGCTGGCCGAGGCGGCGGCTCGCATCGAAGACCTGCGCGTCGAGCGAGTCGACCGGCGGCTCGCTCGGACGATCCTGCGGCTCTCGGAGAAGTTCGGGACCGTCGTCCCGCGCGGCATCGAGCTGGCGCTCACCCGCCAGGATCTGGCGGAGCTGGCGGGCACGACGCTCAGCACGGCCAGCCGGACCGTCAGCGACTGGTCGCGCCGGCACATCGTCGCGGGGGGACGCCAGCGGATCACCCTGCTGGACGCCGAAGCGCTGGCCGTCATCGCCGGCTCGGACCCCCCGGCCGTTCCCAACGCCGAGCCAACGGTACGCTCGGGCCAACAGCGCGCCGCCATTGGCGCCGCCACTAACAATGGGCCGGCCGCCGGCCCATAG
- a CDS encoding polysaccharide deacetylase family protein, with product MSGQTVPNASIWRLLILVGLVLLTSALGTGAGQAQEAAPPPIFPPAPPATAPTGPAASAPARSVEPGEDEVVRGDPSRPRVSLVINVGAGSEPAVSMLDTLREKNYRTTFFVLGWWADKRPDILKRIADDGHEVASHGHSVFDLTSVSDAAVREDLLRADASISAVTGKTTRPLWSASAGYRNARVHRIAAELGYRPIYLTVDSLDWTREATADSVYTRVMERIVNGAIVVLHFDSPTTVTSTAGALPRLIDDLRAAGYSLVTITELLTE from the coding sequence ATGTCCGGACAGACCGTTCCGAACGCCTCGATCTGGCGACTGCTCATCCTTGTCGGGCTGGTGCTGCTGACCTCCGCGCTCGGAACCGGCGCGGGCCAGGCGCAGGAGGCCGCCCCGCCGCCGATCTTCCCACCGGCGCCGCCGGCCACTGCGCCAACCGGCCCGGCTGCCTCAGCTCCGGCCCGAAGCGTCGAGCCGGGTGAGGACGAGGTGGTCCGTGGCGACCCGAGCCGGCCGCGCGTCTCACTGGTCATCAACGTCGGGGCCGGCAGCGAGCCGGCCGTCTCGATGCTCGACACGCTGCGTGAGAAGAACTACCGAACCACCTTCTTCGTGCTGGGCTGGTGGGCTGACAAGCGGCCGGACATCCTGAAGCGCATCGCCGACGACGGCCACGAGGTCGCCAGCCACGGGCACAGCGTCTTCGACCTGACCTCGGTCTCGGATGCGGCCGTCCGCGAGGATCTGCTGCGGGCCGACGCCTCGATCAGCGCGGTGACGGGCAAGACGACCCGGCCGCTCTGGAGCGCATCGGCCGGCTACCGCAACGCCCGCGTCCACCGCATCGCCGCCGAGCTTGGCTACCGCCCGATCTACCTGACGGTGGACAGTCTGGATTGGACCCGCGAGGCGACCGCTGACAGCGTCTACACCCGCGTGATGGAGCGCATCGTCAACGGGGCCATCGTCGTGCTGCACTTCGACAGCCCGACGACGGTCACCTCAACGGCCGGCGCGCTGCCGCGCCTGATCGACGACCTGCGCGCCGCCGGCTACTCGCTGGTCACCATCACCGAGCTGCTCACCGAGTAG
- a CDS encoding DUF1232 domain-containing protein, producing MRDQTVSSTGKAALAGGLAYAISPIDPVPGFIPVLGQLDDLAVLLLAIRAALKSAPTEVADRHLADAGLSWGTLERDLVTLRATTIWLVRRGGALAAKAGRTLLGLASERLREALPGRVGGGTPRQAAG from the coding sequence ATGCGGGATCAGACCGTGTCCAGCACGGGGAAGGCGGCGCTCGCGGGCGGCCTTGCCTATGCCATCTCGCCCATCGACCCGGTGCCGGGGTTCATCCCGGTCCTCGGGCAGCTCGACGACCTGGCCGTGCTGCTGCTGGCGATCCGGGCCGCGCTCAAGAGCGCGCCGACCGAGGTGGCCGACCGTCACCTTGCGGACGCGGGCCTGTCCTGGGGGACGCTCGAACGGGATCTGGTGACCCTCCGCGCGACGACGATCTGGCTGGTGCGCCGTGGCGGTGCGCTCGCTGCGAAGGCCGGTCGAACGCTGCTCGGGCTGGCCTCGGAGCGGCTCCGCGAGGCGCTGCCCGGCCGGGTTGGCGGTGGCACGCCCAGGCAGGCCGCCGGCTGA
- a CDS encoding DUF309 domain-containing protein, with protein MLLKGIHEFNAGEFFEQHETLETLWRLTESDIRYLYQGILLIGVGFYHLEQGNFHGTQAKLSAGIEMLDWFRPTCQRVDVADLVVRARPCLEQVRQLGRDRLGEFDRSLIPKVRLLG; from the coding sequence ATGCTGCTCAAGGGCATCCACGAGTTCAATGCTGGCGAGTTCTTCGAGCAGCACGAGACGCTGGAGACGCTCTGGCGGCTGACCGAGTCCGACATCCGCTACCTCTATCAGGGCATCCTGCTGATCGGGGTCGGGTTCTACCACCTGGAGCAGGGCAACTTTCACGGGACGCAGGCGAAGCTCTCTGCCGGCATCGAGATGCTCGACTGGTTCAGGCCGACCTGTCAGCGCGTGGACGTGGCCGACCTGGTCGTGCGGGCGAGGCCGTGCCTGGAGCAGGTGCGGCAGCTCGGGCGGGACCGCCTGGGCGAGTTCGACCGGTCGCTGATCCCGAAGGTGAGACTGCTGGGCTGA
- a CDS encoding PaaI family thioesterase has translation MAGFLGIKVVEASLDRVVTELEIRQEIQNGSGIVHGGTLMALADTTGAVATVVNLKPGEHTTTIESKTNFLAAGRAGIMRATATPLHKGRRTMVWQTAITDESGRLLSLTTQTQLVIS, from the coding sequence ATGGCTGGCTTCCTCGGCATCAAGGTGGTGGAGGCCAGCCTCGACCGCGTCGTGACCGAGCTGGAGATCCGCCAGGAGATCCAGAACGGCAGCGGCATCGTGCACGGCGGCACGCTGATGGCCCTGGCCGACACGACCGGAGCCGTCGCCACCGTCGTGAATCTCAAGCCCGGCGAACACACCACCACCATCGAGTCGAAGACCAACTTTCTGGCGGCCGGCCGGGCCGGCATCATGCGTGCCACCGCGACGCCGCTCCACAAGGGCCGCCGCACGATGGTCTGGCAGACCGCGATCACCGACGAGAGCGGTCGGCTGCTCTCCCTCACCACCCAGACCCAGCTCGTCATCTCCTGA